Proteins encoded within one genomic window of Flavobacterium gilvum:
- a CDS encoding arsenate reductase family protein — translation MNKIYYLASCDTCRKIIKSLPQNHDLVFHDIKQNPISIEELEEMHKLSGSYESLFSRKAQLYKSMDLKNKSLTEDDYKKYILEHYTFLSRPVFIINDKIYIGNSQQNIHQVMKVLG, via the coding sequence ATGAACAAAATATACTATCTCGCTTCCTGCGACACTTGCCGAAAAATAATAAAATCGTTGCCTCAAAACCACGATTTGGTTTTTCACGACATCAAGCAAAACCCAATCAGTATTGAAGAACTGGAGGAAATGCACAAACTTTCGGGAAGCTACGAGTCGCTTTTCAGCAGAAAAGCACAATTGTATAAATCGATGGATTTAAAAAACAAATCCCTTACGGAAGATGATTATAAAAAATATATTCTGGAACATTATACTTTTCTAAGCCGCCCTGTTTTTATCATCAATGACAAAATATACATTGGCAACAGTCAACAAAATATTCATCAGGTAATGAAAGTTTTGGGATAA
- a CDS encoding type 1 glutamine amidotransferase domain-containing protein — protein sequence MKKITVLAILALAISGFVATAQKQNNKKMKKVLFVVTSHDQLGNTGEKTGFWTEEFAAPYYALLDKGVTIDIASPKGGQPPIDPKSSDPSSATEDTKRFDADAVLLEKLKNTKKLSDVNQADYDAVFYPGGHGPLWDLVEDKNSIALIESFYTHKKPVAFVCHAPAVLKNVKTNGQFLVKGKKVTGFANTEEEAVGLSKIVPFLLEDALKTNGGIYSKVENWHPYAVEDGLLITGQNPASSKLVAEKLLVQLNSKK from the coding sequence ATGAAAAAAATAACTGTATTAGCGATTCTAGCATTAGCCATAAGTGGCTTTGTGGCAACCGCGCAAAAACAAAATAATAAAAAGATGAAAAAAGTATTATTTGTGGTTACCAGTCACGATCAACTGGGAAACACTGGAGAGAAAACCGGATTCTGGACAGAAGAATTTGCTGCGCCTTACTATGCTTTATTGGATAAAGGTGTTACTATTGATATTGCTTCGCCAAAGGGAGGACAACCGCCTATTGACCCGAAAAGCTCTGATCCATCATCAGCAACCGAAGACACCAAACGATTTGATGCCGATGCCGTTTTATTGGAAAAACTAAAAAACACCAAAAAACTATCCGATGTCAATCAAGCAGATTACGATGCAGTTTTTTACCCAGGCGGCCATGGCCCGCTTTGGGATTTGGTTGAAGATAAAAATTCGATCGCTTTGATTGAGTCATTTTATACGCATAAAAAACCTGTAGCCTTTGTATGCCACGCTCCTGCCGTATTAAAAAATGTAAAAACTAACGGGCAATTTTTGGTAAAAGGTAAAAAAGTTACCGGATTTGCCAATACCGAAGAAGAAGCTGTTGGCTTAAGCAAAATTGTTCCTTTTTTATTGGAAGATGCGCTAAAAACAAATGGAGGAATTTATAGTAAAGTAGAAAATTGGCACCCGTACGCGGTGGAAGACGGATTATTAATTACCGGACAAAATCCAGCGTCATCCAAACTGGTCGCTGAAAAATTATTGGTTCAATTAAATTCAAAAAAATAA
- the gmk gene encoding guanylate kinase — MNKGKLIVFSAPSGSGKTTIVRHLLGQEDLNLEFSISAATREPRGEEINGKDYYFMSLKDFKNHIKAEDFVEWEEVYRDNFYGTLKSEVERIWALGKNVIFDIDVAGGLRIKSKFPEETLAVFVKPPSVDELKRRLKERSTESDDKINMRIAKASVELATAPQFDVIIKNYDLPVALEEAHQLVKDFVNK; from the coding sequence ATGAATAAAGGAAAATTAATCGTATTCTCGGCGCCATCGGGGTCTGGAAAAACCACTATAGTAAGACATTTATTAGGACAGGAAGATTTGAATCTTGAATTTTCCATATCCGCAGCAACTCGTGAACCACGCGGTGAAGAAATAAACGGCAAGGATTATTATTTCATGTCTTTGAAAGATTTTAAAAACCACATCAAGGCCGAAGATTTTGTGGAATGGGAAGAAGTCTATCGTGACAATTTCTACGGCACCTTAAAAAGTGAAGTGGAACGTATTTGGGCTTTGGGCAAAAATGTGATTTTTGACATTGACGTTGCCGGAGGATTGCGAATTAAATCAAAATTCCCCGAAGAAACTTTAGCCGTTTTTGTAAAACCGCCAAGTGTCGATGAACTCAAAAGAAGACTAAAAGAACGCTCTACCGAAAGTGATGACAAAATCAATATGAGAATTGCAAAAGCTTCGGTCGAACTAGCAACCGCTCCTCAATTTGATGTGATTATTAAAAACTATGATTTGCCTGTGGCTTTGGAAGAAGCACATCAATTGGTGAAGGATTTTGTAAATAAATAA
- a CDS encoding LysR family transcriptional regulator: MVNLEWYRTFKSVYKNGNFSLAAKELFISQPAVSQQIVMLEAHVGYKLFNRKSKGVEPTEYAKLLNNLIIDALDRLENVENGFRAKAFNANRLLSVGISKHLMSSIGSALVAKFDFVDFTFHTNDTLFDLVNSKKLDFAVVTKKFDTFDTIQKKAGEIKQVVVGSSDVDLSEVKPNIKIKNDTAIENWLNEQKWYSHDAEIPHIKLFWLHVFAKKRPSIIANYIIPSEYEMLEILSKNTGVAVTWDINAKNLIKEKKLQLVWDSKQMPSTEVFLLSGKNENLSPIFQDIMAELKLVLK, translated from the coding sequence ATGGTTAATCTGGAATGGTATCGAACGTTTAAATCAGTTTATAAAAACGGAAATTTTTCTTTGGCAGCCAAAGAATTATTTATTAGTCAACCAGCTGTAAGTCAGCAAATAGTGATGTTGGAGGCGCATGTAGGTTACAAGCTTTTTAATCGAAAGTCCAAAGGGGTTGAACCAACAGAGTACGCTAAGTTACTCAATAATCTAATTATTGATGCCTTAGACCGATTGGAAAATGTTGAAAATGGATTTCGTGCGAAAGCTTTCAATGCAAATCGGTTATTGTCTGTTGGCATTTCAAAGCATTTAATGAGCAGTATAGGGAGTGCATTGGTCGCCAAATTTGATTTTGTCGATTTTACATTCCATACAAATGATACGCTGTTTGATTTGGTAAATTCCAAAAAATTGGATTTTGCGGTAGTAACCAAGAAGTTCGACACTTTTGATACCATTCAAAAAAAGGCGGGTGAAATCAAGCAAGTTGTTGTGGGTTCTAGCGATGTTGATCTTTCGGAAGTAAAGCCAAATATTAAAATCAAAAATGATACCGCAATCGAAAATTGGCTGAATGAACAAAAATGGTACAGCCATGATGCCGAAATTCCGCATATTAAATTATTTTGGCTTCATGTTTTTGCTAAAAAAAGACCTTCGATTATTGCCAATTATATTATTCCGTCAGAATATGAAATGCTGGAAATTCTCAGCAAAAATACGGGAGTTGCGGTTACTTGGGATATTAATGCTAAAAATTTGATTAAAGAAAAGAAATTGCAGTTGGTTTGGGACAGCAAACAAATGCCAAGTACAGAAGTATTTTTGCTATCGGGTAAAAATGAAAATTTGAGCCCTATTTTTCAGGATATAATGGCTGAATTAAAGTTGGTTTTGAAATGA
- the pheS gene encoding phenylalanine--tRNA ligase subunit alpha, which yields MIDKIKEYIGEAQAFSTQNTAELEAFRIKFLGSKGLLKDLFAEFKNVPNDQKKEFGQVINLLKTSAEDKVKSIQEALSDKEEAKGIYGDLTRTAEPSIIGSRHPISLVKNQIIDVFSNIGFNVSEGPEIEDDWHNFTALNLPEYHPARDMQDTFFIQTNPDILLRTHTSSVQVRYMENNKPPIRTISPGRVFRNEAVSSRSHCIFHQVEGLYIDKDVSFADLKQTLLYFTKEMFGKSKIRLRPSYFPFTEPSAEVDIYWGLKTETDYRITKGTGWLEIMGCGMVDPNVLKNCDINPDEYNGFAFGMGIERIAMLLYQIGDIRMFYENDVRFLEQFKASI from the coding sequence ATGATAGATAAGATAAAAGAATATATTGGTGAGGCTCAGGCATTCTCCACGCAAAATACTGCAGAGCTAGAAGCATTTAGAATAAAATTTCTAGGAAGTAAAGGGCTGTTGAAAGATCTTTTTGCGGAGTTTAAAAACGTGCCCAACGACCAAAAAAAGGAATTTGGGCAAGTAATCAATTTACTTAAAACGTCAGCCGAAGACAAAGTAAAATCCATTCAGGAAGCCTTGTCCGACAAAGAAGAAGCCAAAGGAATCTACGGAGATTTGACCCGCACTGCCGAGCCGTCAATTATAGGTTCGCGTCATCCTATTTCGTTAGTAAAAAACCAAATTATCGATGTCTTTTCAAACATCGGATTCAACGTTTCCGAAGGTCCTGAAATTGAGGACGATTGGCACAATTTTACCGCATTAAACTTGCCAGAATACCATCCGGCACGCGATATGCAGGACACCTTTTTCATTCAGACGAATCCTGATATTTTGTTGCGTACCCACACTTCATCCGTGCAGGTGCGCTACATGGAGAACAACAAACCGCCTATTCGTACGATTTCTCCAGGGAGAGTTTTTCGTAATGAGGCCGTTTCGTCTCGTTCTCACTGTATTTTCCATCAGGTAGAAGGATTGTACATTGACAAGGATGTTTCCTTTGCAGATTTGAAACAAACACTTTTATATTTTACCAAAGAAATGTTTGGGAAATCCAAAATTCGATTGAGACCTTCCTATTTTCCGTTCACCGAACCAAGTGCCGAAGTGGATATTTATTGGGGTTTAAAAACCGAAACCGATTACCGTATCACCAAAGGAACCGGTTGGTTGGAAATTATGGGTTGCGGAATGGTAGATCCAAATGTGCTTAAAAACTGTGACATTAATCCAGACGAGTACAATGGTTTTGCATTCGGAATGGGAATCGAGCGTATCGCGATGTTATTGTACCAGATTGGCGACATCCGTATGTTTTATGAAAATGACGTGCGTTTCCTGGAGCAATTTAAGGCAAGTATATAA
- a CDS encoding DinB family protein, with protein MQDTFEVARTGRRMLNSYFENYTLEQLNKIPEGFNNSLFWNIAHVVVTQQLLVYKLAGLPMAVSDELVEKYRKGTKPEKDATQEEVDLIKSLVFSTVDQLEADYNNGAFANYQEYPTSTGFILKSAKGAINFNNFHEGLHLGVLMSIRKYV; from the coding sequence ATGCAAGATACATTTGAAGTTGCCAGAACAGGAAGAAGAATGCTGAATTCTTATTTTGAAAATTACACATTGGAACAATTGAATAAAATTCCGGAAGGATTCAACAATAGCTTATTTTGGAATATCGCGCACGTCGTGGTGACACAACAATTATTGGTTTATAAATTAGCAGGATTGCCAATGGCGGTTTCTGATGAATTGGTCGAAAAATACCGAAAAGGAACAAAACCCGAAAAAGACGCCACCCAGGAAGAGGTAGATTTGATAAAATCATTAGTGTTTTCAACCGTTGATCAATTGGAAGCTGATTATAACAATGGCGCTTTTGCAAACTATCAAGAATATCCAACTTCGACAGGATTTATTTTGAAAAGCGCAAAAGGAGCGATTAATTTCAATAATTTTCACGAAGGTTTACATCTTGGAGTTCTGATGAGCATCAGAAAGTATGTTTAA
- a CDS encoding NAD(P)H-dependent glycerol-3-phosphate dehydrogenase produces MSENLKFAVIGGGSWATAIAKMLCVNLPEISWYMRNDAAIEHIKAHKHNPNYLSSVEFDNTKLKLTNDINEAVAYADYIIFAIPSAFLNSELEKLTVSLKDKIIFSAIKGIVPETSLIVGEHFHYKYDIPYYNIGVITGPCHAEEVALERLSYLTIACGDPDKASIVAGNLSGNYIKAKISDDIIGTEYAAMLKNIYSIAAGIAHGLGYGDNFQSVIMSNAIREMKKFIKKVHKMKRNINDSAYLGDLLVTGYSIFSRNRMFGNMIGKGYTVKSAQMEMSMVAEGYYAVKSAYKLNQGYGAKTPIIDAVYSILYEGKEAKAVFKKLTEELD; encoded by the coding sequence ATGTCCGAAAATTTAAAATTTGCAGTGATTGGTGGCGGAAGCTGGGCTACAGCTATAGCAAAAATGTTGTGCGTAAATCTTCCTGAAATTTCATGGTATATGCGTAATGACGCCGCTATAGAACACATTAAAGCCCACAAACACAATCCAAATTATTTAAGTTCTGTAGAATTTGACAATACTAAACTCAAACTTACCAACGATATCAATGAAGCTGTTGCTTATGCCGATTACATCATATTTGCAATTCCCTCTGCTTTTTTGAATAGTGAGCTAGAAAAACTAACAGTTTCCCTAAAAGACAAAATAATTTTTTCTGCCATAAAAGGAATTGTTCCGGAAACCAGTTTGATTGTTGGAGAGCATTTTCATTACAAATATGATATTCCTTATTACAATATTGGCGTAATCACAGGGCCTTGCCACGCCGAAGAAGTTGCTCTCGAAAGACTTTCGTACTTAACGATTGCCTGTGGTGACCCCGACAAAGCCAGCATCGTTGCCGGAAATTTGTCTGGCAACTATATCAAAGCCAAAATCTCTGACGATATTATTGGGACGGAATATGCCGCAATGCTGAAGAACATTTATTCTATTGCAGCGGGGATTGCCCACGGATTGGGTTATGGCGATAATTTCCAATCGGTGATTATGAGTAATGCGATTCGGGAGATGAAAAAATTCATCAAGAAAGTACACAAAATGAAGCGTAACATTAATGATTCGGCTTATTTGGGTGACTTATTGGTTACGGGTTATTCTATTTTTTCCAGAAACCGAATGTTCGGAAATATGATTGGGAAAGGCTATACGGTAAAATCGGCACAAATGGAGATGAGCATGGTTGCCGAAGGTTATTATGCCGTCAAAAGCGCCTACAAACTTAATCAGGGTTACGGCGCAAAAACCCCTATCATCGATGCTGTTTACAGTATTTTGTATGAAGGAAAAGAAGCAAAAGCGGTGTTTAAGAAACTGACTGAGGAATTGGATTAG
- the nadD gene encoding nicotinate (nicotinamide) nucleotide adenylyltransferase — translation MKIGLYFGTFNPIHIGHLIIANHMAEHSDLDQVWMVVTPHNPLKKKSTLLDDYHRLQMVHLATEDFPKIKPSDIEFKLLQPNYTVNTLAHLQDKFPQHEFSLIMGEDNIKSLHKWKNYNTILEHHDIYVYPRISSEVENLELKNHPNVHLIDAPIVEISSTTIRETIKKGKNVQPLLPYKVWDYIDHNNFYKK, via the coding sequence ATGAAAATCGGACTATATTTCGGAACGTTCAATCCCATTCATATTGGGCATCTCATCATTGCCAACCACATGGCAGAGCATTCTGATTTGGATCAAGTTTGGATGGTTGTAACACCTCACAATCCGCTCAAAAAGAAAAGCACTTTGCTCGATGATTACCATCGTTTGCAAATGGTTCATCTCGCCACAGAGGATTTTCCAAAAATAAAACCATCCGATATTGAGTTCAAATTATTACAGCCCAATTACACCGTGAATACTTTGGCGCATTTGCAGGATAAATTTCCGCAACACGAATTTTCATTAATTATGGGAGAGGACAATATAAAATCGCTCCATAAATGGAAAAATTACAATACGATTCTAGAACACCATGACATTTATGTTTATCCCCGCATTTCATCAGAGGTAGAAAATCTGGAATTAAAAAATCATCCTAATGTTCATTTGATAGATGCTCCTATTGTTGAAATATCATCGACGACAATTCGGGAAACCATCAAAAAAGGGAAAAACGTACAACCACTTTTACCTTATAAAGTCTGGGACTATATTGATCATAATAATTTTTACAAAAAATAA
- a CDS encoding iron-containing alcohol dehydrogenase produces the protein MLNFELYNPTKLVFGKGQIEKLPTLIPSNAKILLAYGGGSIFKNGIHEQVRKSLEGYTIIEFGGIEANPHFETLMKAVAIIREQNIDFILAVGGGSVIDGVKFISAAVPFEGDPIDILKKRILFKDAAKVIPFGTVLTLPATGSEMNSGSVITIASTQEKLDFGGSALFPKFSVCDPTVIQSLPKRQLQNGVVDAYTHVLEQYLTYVHKGFLQDRIAESILQTLIQIGPDVVDNPSDYDLAANFMWSCTMALNGLIQKGVPTDWATHMIGHELTALHGIDHARTLAIIGPNLYKVMFETKKEKLAQYGKRVFNLKGTDNEIATQAIEKTVAFFHTMGMKTLLSENAENFDKTADFIVDRFEKRGWKALGEKQNITLDKVKEIVLLSY, from the coding sequence ATGCTAAATTTCGAATTATACAATCCCACCAAATTGGTTTTTGGGAAAGGACAAATAGAAAAATTACCAACATTAATTCCTTCAAATGCCAAAATCCTTCTGGCTTATGGAGGCGGGAGCATTTTTAAAAATGGCATCCACGAGCAAGTCCGAAAAAGTCTTGAAGGATATACTATTATTGAATTTGGAGGAATTGAAGCCAATCCGCATTTTGAAACTTTAATGAAAGCAGTTGCGATTATTCGAGAACAAAATATTGATTTTATCCTTGCTGTTGGAGGCGGAAGTGTTATTGACGGGGTGAAATTTATTTCGGCAGCCGTTCCTTTTGAAGGAGACCCAATTGACATTCTCAAAAAGAGGATTCTTTTCAAAGATGCTGCCAAAGTAATTCCTTTTGGTACCGTTTTGACGTTGCCCGCAACTGGAAGCGAAATGAATTCGGGCTCAGTAATTACCATAGCATCGACTCAAGAAAAGTTAGATTTTGGAGGCTCGGCTTTATTTCCAAAATTTTCTGTTTGCGACCCAACTGTCATTCAGTCTTTACCTAAAAGACAATTGCAAAATGGGGTTGTTGATGCTTATACCCATGTTTTAGAACAATATTTAACTTACGTACACAAGGGTTTTTTACAAGACCGAATTGCAGAGAGCATTTTGCAAACCTTAATCCAGATAGGTCCCGATGTAGTTGATAATCCATCAGATTATGATTTGGCTGCTAATTTTATGTGGAGTTGTACAATGGCTCTCAACGGTTTAATCCAAAAAGGAGTTCCAACAGATTGGGCCACCCACATGATTGGTCATGAATTAACCGCCCTTCATGGAATCGATCATGCAAGGACTCTGGCCATAATAGGTCCAAACCTATACAAAGTGATGTTTGAAACCAAAAAAGAAAAACTAGCTCAATATGGAAAACGGGTATTTAATTTAAAAGGAACGGATAATGAAATTGCCACGCAGGCAATTGAAAAGACTGTAGCTTTTTTTCATACTATGGGAATGAAAACCCTGCTTTCTGAAAATGCCGAAAACTTTGATAAAACTGCCGACTTTATTGTCGATCGTTTTGAAAAAAGAGGTTGGAAAGCATTGGGGGAAAAACAAAATATTACTTTGGATAAAGTAAAAGAAATAGTGTTGTTGAGTTACTAA
- a CDS encoding YicC/YloC family endoribonuclease has product MIQSMTGFGKATLQLPTKKITVEVKSLNSKGLDLNVRMPALYREMELGLRNQIAVKLERGKVDFSVFVESTAEQTSTKVNVPIVKAYISQLREIYSDADETELMKMAVRMPDTMKIEREEIDENEWAQIQTVVEEALQNILNFRKAEGQSLENEFQLRIGNIRQFMNEALELDPERVQAIKDRLQTAISELKVNVDENRFEQELIYYLEKLDITEEKVRLTNHLDYFLETITGTEANGRKLGFITQEMGREINTMGSKSNHAQMQKLVVMMKDELEKIKEQVLNVL; this is encoded by the coding sequence ATGATACAATCGATGACTGGATTTGGTAAAGCTACTTTGCAATTGCCAACCAAAAAAATTACAGTAGAAGTAAAATCTTTAAACAGTAAAGGTTTAGATTTAAATGTACGAATGCCTGCTCTTTACCGCGAAATGGAATTGGGTTTACGCAACCAAATCGCTGTGAAACTGGAAAGAGGCAAAGTGGACTTTTCTGTTTTTGTCGAAAGTACCGCAGAGCAGACTTCGACCAAGGTAAATGTGCCTATCGTAAAAGCCTATATCAGCCAATTGAGGGAAATATATAGCGATGCCGATGAAACCGAATTGATGAAAATGGCGGTGCGCATGCCTGATACCATGAAAATTGAACGTGAGGAAATAGACGAAAATGAATGGGCTCAAATCCAAACTGTAGTTGAAGAAGCGTTGCAAAATATCCTGAATTTCAGAAAAGCGGAAGGGCAATCTCTGGAAAATGAATTTCAATTGCGAATTGGCAATATTCGTCAGTTTATGAACGAAGCTTTGGAACTGGATCCGGAACGTGTTCAAGCAATAAAAGACCGTTTACAAACCGCAATTTCTGAATTGAAAGTGAATGTGGATGAAAACCGTTTTGAGCAGGAATTGATTTATTATCTTGAAAAACTGGACATCACCGAGGAAAAAGTGCGATTGACCAATCATCTCGATTACTTCCTTGAAACCATCACCGGAACAGAAGCCAACGGCAGAAAACTAGGCTTTATCACTCAGGAAATGGGACGCGAAATCAACACGATGGGATCCAAATCGAACCACGCACAAATGCAAAAATTAGTCGTGATGATGAAGGATGAATTGGAGAAAATTAAAGAGCAGGTTCTAAACGTATTGTAA